A window of the Lactuca sativa cultivar Salinas chromosome 5, Lsat_Salinas_v11, whole genome shotgun sequence genome harbors these coding sequences:
- the LOC111912638 gene encoding probable protein phosphatase 2C 25, with protein MCTVAISNSPVFSPSSRVSSSIFCKSSPESLTLTHSPSASSSSPKSSFKFRLQKPLPPASGLIRASNEDGPTSSSTSPTFLKRKRPTRLAIPVAPLSFSADQSTPCVATAEDRWKEVEVEGDGYSVYCKRGKREAMEDRFKALVDFSGENTQAFFGVFDGHGGSKAAEFAAENLGNNIQNEVEKSGEVEIVEAIKQGYLNTDAEFLKQEQRGGACCVTAIITSGNLVVSNAGDCRAVVSRGGAAEALTSDHRPSRPDEKLRIESLGGYVDCRRGVCRVLGSLAVSRGIGDRSLKQWITAEPETKVFKIIPEFEFLIMASDGLWDKVSNQEAVDIARPFCASMDKMEAVVACKKLVDLSVSRGSVDDTSVMIVHLGRFCR; from the exons ATGTGTACCGTTGCGATCTCAAACTCGCCGGTGTTCTCTCCATCATCGAGAGTTTCTTCTTCGATTTTCTGCAAATCGTCACCTGAATCTTTGACTTTGACTCATTCCCCATCGGCGTCTTCTTCATCCCCAAAGTCGTCGTTCAAGTTTCGCCTTCAGAAACCATTGCCGCCTGCTAGTGGACTTATCAGAGCTTCCAACGAAGATGGACCCACTTCTTCTTCTACTTCTCCGACGTTTTTGAAGAGAAAAAGACCCACTAGATTAGCTATTCCTGTTGCGCCTTTGAGCTTTTCTGCAGATCAGTCAACGCCTTGTGTGGCGACGGCGGAGGACCGGTGGAAGGAGGTGGAGGTTGAGGGAGATGGATATTCGGTTTATTGTAAGAGAGGAAAGAGAGAAGCGATGGAAGATCGGTTTAAAGCTCTAGTCGATTTCAGTGGAGAGAATACACAG GCGTTCTTTGGTGTTTTCGACGGCCACGGTGGATCAAAAGCTGCCGAATTTGCAGCAGAAAATCTCGGAAACAACATTCAGAATGAAGTAGAAAAGAGTGGTGAAGTCGAAATAGTGGAAGCAATCAAACAAGGCTACTTAAACACAGATGCAGAGTTTTTAAAACAAGAACAACGCGGCGGAGCTTGTTGCGTAACTGCCATTATCACCTCCGGCAACCTAGTGGTCTCAAACGCCGGTGACTGCCGTGCAGTGGTCAGCAGAGGAGGAGCCGCCGAGGCTCTTACTTCCGATCATCGTCCTTCAAGACCAGATGAGAAACTCAGAATCGAATCCCTG GGAGGTTATGTCGACTGTAGACGAGGTGTTTGTAGAGTTCTTGGATCACTAGCAGTGTCAAGAGGAATCGGAGATCGTAGCCTGAAACAATGGATAACAGCAGAACCTGAAACCAAAGTATTCAAAATCATACCTGAATTTGAGTTCTTGATCATGGCTTCCGATGGTTTATGGGACAAAGTTAGCAATCAAGAAGCAGTTGATATAGCTCGACCTTTTTGTGCTTCCATGGATAAAATGGAAGCTGTTGTGGCCTGCAAAAAGCTTGTTGACCTCTCGGTTTCTAGAGGATCAGTGGATGATACGAGTGTGATGATTGTGCACTTGGGTCGTTTTTGTCGATGA